The genomic stretch ATCCCTCCCGACCCGACGCTGCCCTAGCTGAACTACCCAACATCGCTCCACATACAGTGGTCTGGCTTAACGAGGCCCAGTTCTACTTGGCGCCTGACAGGCTCGGAGAGCAAGTTGCCGCGGGGCTGCGGAATCTCCTACGCGAGCCGGGGCGAGGGCCGATCCTCGTGCTGGCTACCTTGTGGCCGGAGCACTGGAGCACGCTGACTACGCGTACCAAGCCGGACCTGCATGCCCACGCACGAGAGTTGTTGGACGGGCACAAGATCAAAGTGCCGGATGGATTCACCGGCGACGACCTTGCCGAGCTGGCAGACAACGCCAATCTCGATCCCCGACTCGGCGAGGCGGCCGAGAACGCTCGCAACGGTCAGATCACCCAGTACCTGGCCGGGGTACCGGTCCTATTGGACCGGTACCACGAAGCCCCTCCTGCAACCAAGGCACTCGTCCAGGCTGCCATGGACGCCCGTCGTCTCGGCGCCGGCCCTCGGCTGCCATTGGCACTGCTGGCAGAGGCCGCGCCTGGTTACCTCACCGACCTAGAGTGGGATCAGACCAGCGACGACTGGCTGCAACAGGCCTTGGAGTACACCGCCACCGCATGCAACGGCATCCCCGGAATCCTTATCCCCGTCAAAGCCGGTACACCTCCCAACCAACGCAACCGTCGCATGGGCACCCTCACTGCCGGGCGCCAGCCCGAATCCGGGCACGCAACGCTGTACCGGCTGGCTGACTACCTCGACCAGTACGGCCGCCGCCACCGCGTCGACGACATCCCTCCCATCGCCTTCTGGACCGCAGCCGCCTCCCACGCCCACCCCGCTGACCTCACAGCACTCGGCAACGCAGCCTGGCAGCGCGGCCTCTATCGCGACGCCGCCCAGCTCCACAAACACGCCATCACCCACGGCGCCCAAGACGCCTCTCCCACGCTCGTCGCTCATCTCCACACCCTGCATCCCGATGACCGCCGCCCGGCCCAATGGGTCACAGTCAACATCGCTTTTGACGACCCGGGTCATGTGATCAAGCTACTCGGCAGATTTCACGGGGGTCCTGCGGACGAACAGCTAACCGCCTTGGCCGAGCAAGCCGCCACCCGCGTCGCCCTCGACGATGGGCAACAAGTGGCCAGGCTGCTGAGCAAGTTGCGGGAAGTGGAGGCAGACGAACAGATCACCGCACTGCTGGCCCGCGACCCCGCCACCCACGTCGCCATCGACGATGCGGACCAAGTGGCCACGCTGCTGAGCAAGTTGCGGGAAGTGGAGGCAGACGAACAGATCGCTGCACTGCTGGCCCGCGACCCCGCCACCCACATCGCTCTCAATGACCTGGACTCGGTGGCTTGGCTGCTGAAGGGACTACGGGAGGCAGAGGCAGATGAACAGGTTACGGCCCTGGCCGAGCGAGCCGCTGCATACGCGGCTCTAGACGACCCGGGCGGGGTGGCCGAGCTGCTGTGGCAACTGCGGCAGGCTGGAGCAGACGAACAGATCGCTGCACTGCTGGCCCGCGACCCCGTGGCCCACGTCAACATCCCTCTCGACAACCCATTCGCTGTGCCCTCGTTGCTGGAGTCCCTTCGGCAGGTTGGAGCGGACAAGCAGGTGACAGCGCTGCTCACCCGTTCCCCAGCCCCCCATGTCGACGTAGCTCTCGACGACCCCGTTGCTGTGGCCAGCTTGCTGAACGAACTGAACGAATCTGAGGCAGAGGAACTCATCAGTGCGCTGCTCGCCCGCGACCCTGCCACCCACGTCGCCATCGACGATGCGCAACAAGTGGCCACACTGCTGTGGGAACTGCGGGAGGCTGGAGCAGACGAACAGATCGCTGCACTCCTGGCCCGCGACCCCGCCACCCATGTCACCATGGATGATGCGAACGCCGTTGGCCAGCTGCTGTCGATATTCCAGTTGACGGCAGCAGACGAGCAAGTCACCAGACTGCTGGTCCGCGACCCCGCCACCCACGTCGCGCTTAACGGGGGTTTGGCCGTACTGCTGCAGGTACTGCGGGAAGTCGGAGCGGAGGAACAGGTTGCAAAGCTGCTGGCCCGCGACCTCGCCACCCACGCCGATATTGAAATAGGCAACCCGCCCACTGTGCCAAGGCTGTTGGAAGAACTGCACAACGCACAGGCTGACGAACAGGTCGCCACGTTGGCCGAGCGAGCTGTCATCCACCTCCCTCTCGACAACGCCGACGGCGTCGCCCAACTCCTGGAAATGCTGGTGAAGGTCGGCGCAGACGATCAGATCGCTGCACTCCTGGCGCGCGACCCCGCCACCCACGTCGTCCTCAACGGCACGAACACCGTCAATTGGCTACTGAACGCTCTACAGGCAGTCGGCGCGGAGGAACAGATCAGCACGCTCATCGAACGTCTGCCTGCCGCAGGTCACATCGATCGATTCGTCGAACTCAGTGATCACGAGAAGCGATACAGGTTCGGGCGGGAGCCCGACGGACAGCCTGCCGCCCCCTGGACGTGGGAGGACCTGGAGTGATCGACGCGGTGTCGGTCGACCGGGGCCCAAATACATGAACGAGGGATCAGTAAGTCGGCTCGCTCGGACAGACGCCCTGTCGAGACCCCAGTGAATTTGACGGCCCAGAGACGGCCCGACAGCGTGACCCAGTGCCGTTCCCGCGTCAAACACGCAGGTAGGCGCTCGGTCCCGCCAGATCATTGCCAGTTCTCCGGGCTTAGGCATGGCCTTACCGGTGTCGCAGATCCAATCGGGTGCCCCTCGCGGTCGGCTGCGCCGGAAGCCCACGCGGGCCCGCTGCCGCCTTCGCATCGCCGCTGGGCCCCTGAGCCGGCCGCTTCGCCCGTTCACGGGCCGGGCGGCCTGTGAAGTTCTGCTGACGAACGGTCGGGTTTCCTGGTCGGGCCTTGTCCCGCCTCCTGGCTCTGACGTAACCAGATGAGCCATGAACCTTTTCGGCCGCAACTCCTTCCACCGGCGCGCGCAGCCGTCCGCCGCTCCCGTGGCGACCGCCGCCCCGGCGACCAGTGCCCGCGCCGGCGCCACCGCCGTCCTGCCCGATCCCGAGCTGGCGGGCCTCACCGGCGACTGGCTGATCGATCCCGCGCACAGCAGGATCGGGTTCTCCGTGCGACACGCGATGGTGACGACCGTGCGCGGCGCCTTCACGCAGTACGAGAGCCGCCTCCACTTCGACGGCCGCGACCCGACCCGCTCCCGGGCCGACCTGGTGCTGTACACCGCCAGCGTCGACACCGGCGTCGAGCAGCGCGACGCCCACCTGGTCGGCCGGCAGTTCCTGGACGCCGCCGCCCATCCGCGGATGACGTTCACGAGCACGACCGTGCAGCTCGCGAGCCAGGACGTCTACCGGATGACCGGCGATCTCACCATCAAGGACACCACCCGCCCGGTGGACCTGGAACTCACCTACATCGGTCATGTGACCGACGCGTTCGGTGACGAGCGGGTCGGCTTCGACGGCACCACCACCATCAACCGCTCCGACTGGGGACTTACCTATGACGCCCGGCTGGCTCAGGGCGGGTCCATGGTGAGCGAGACGGTCCGCCTCCAGTTCGACATCGCCGCGATCCGCATCACTGCCACGGTCTGACATCCGTACGCACCACAACGGGCCCCCACCCTCCAGCGAGGACGAGGGCCCGTAAGCCGTACGGCAGCAGACTCAGCCCGAGCCGACGAAAACCACCAGAAGAAGCCACACCACGGGAGCCGTCGGCAGCAGTGAATCCAGCCGGTCCATGATGCCGCCGTGGCCCGGGAGCAAGGTGCCCATGTCCTTGATGCCCAGGTCGCGCTTGATCATGGACTCGCCGAGGTCGCCCAGCGTGGCGCTGCCCGCGACCGCGAGACCCAGCAGCAGGCCCTGCCACCAGGTGCCGTGGCTGATCAGGAACTGCATGCACAGCGCGCCCCCGGCCATCGCGAACAGCACCGCGCCCAGCAGGCCCTCGCGGGTCTTGCCGGGGCTGATCCGCGGGGCCAGTTTGTGCTTGCCGAAGCGCCAGCCGACCGCGTACGCGCCCGTGTCGCTGACGACCGTGAGGAGCAGGAAGGTCAGGACGCGCCAGGGACCGTCCTGCGCGGTCAGCATCATCGCGACGAAGGTGGCCAGGAACGGCACGTAGAACGCCGCGAAGACACCCGCCGTGACGTCCCTGAGATAGCCCTCCGGCGACTCGGTCATCCGCCAGACCAGCGCGGCCAGGGCGGTGAGGGCCATGGCGACCCAGGCACCCTCGGCGCCACGGACGTACCCGGCGACCACCATCCCCGCACCGCCGACCGCGAGCGGCACCAGCGGCGCCTTGATCTGCTTGCGCTCCCGCAGCCTGCTGGTCAGCTCCCACAGGCCGACGACGACGGCGACCGCGATCACCCCGACGAACACGGCCTTCCTGACGAACAGCGACGCGATGATCACCACACCGAGCCCGACCCCGACCCCTATGGCCGCGCTCAGGTCACGGCCCGCGCTCTTCTTCTGCGGCGCTGGCGCCGGCTGGTGGGCGTCGGGCATGGGCTCCGGATTCTGGTTCTCGGCCTGGGCGGTCCGGGCCTGCGGGGGCCGGGGGCGGAACTCGTCCTGGAACAAGGGGCCGCTCAGCCGGGCGGCTCCCCGGTCGCCGTCCTGGTCTCCGCCATACGCGGGTTCGTCGGGCACGATGGGCATGGGGCGAGTGTGCTGCGCCTGAGGCGCATCGTACGCGGGACCCGCCGGGGCGGCGCCCTGGACAGGCCCGCCCTCGGTGGGCCCCCAGTAGCCGGCCGGCCCCGCCGGTGGCGGCGCCCCCCAGGAAGAGTCGCTCATCAGACTTCGAGCAGTTCCGCTTCCTTGTGCTTCAGGAGCTCGTCCACCTGCGCGACGTACTTCGCGGTGGTGTCGTCCAGCTCCTTCTCCGCACGGCGGCCCTCGTCCTCGCCGACCTCGCCGTCCTTGACGAGCTTGTCGATGGCGTCCTTGGCCTTGCGGCGCACGGAGCGGATGGAGACCCGGGAGTCCTCGGCCTTGTGCTTGGCGACCTTGATGTACTCGCGGCGGCGCTCCTCCGTCAGCTCGGGGAACGTCACCCGGATGATGTTGCCGTCGTTGCTGGGGTTGACGCCCAGGTCGGAGTCGCGGATCGCCTGCTCGATGTTGCGCAGCGCGCTCTTGTCGAAGGGCGTCACGACCGCCATGCGCGGCTCCGGCACGGAGAACGAGGCCAGCTGGTTGATCGGCGTCAGGGCACCGTAGTAGTCGGCCACGATCTTGTTGAACATCGCCGGGTGCGCACGGCCGGTGCGGATCGCGGCGAAGTCCTCCTTGGCGACCACGACGGCCTTCTCCATCTTCTCCTCGGCCTCGAGGAGGGTCTCTTCGATCACCACTTGCTCCTGCGTGTCTTGAGTAAGGCCCGGCTGCGGTTCCTCTATCGGGCGGCGGCCGGCTGCGTCGCGTCTTCTTCCTGCACGGTTCCCGACCGGCAGGACATTGTCCATCCCCCGGCCAGGGCGCGTCCCGTCCGTCCCCCGGACAGGTGGCGTACCCCGGGCGACGGGGGTGTGCCGGTCAGTCCCGGCTGCCCTGGTCGCCCACCAGCGTGCCGATCTTCTCACCCTTGACGGCGCGGGCGATATTGCCCTCCGCGAGAAGCTCGAAGACGAGGATCGGGAGCTTGTTGTCGCGGCACAGTGTGATGGCGGTGGCGTCGGCGACCTTCAGGTCGCGGGTGATGACCTCGCCGTAGCCGAGGGCGTCGAACTTGACGGCGTCCGGGTTGGTCTTGGGGTCGGAGTCGTACACCCCGTCCACGCCGTTCTTGCCCATGAGCAGCGCCTCGGCGTCGATCTCCAGGGCGCGCTGGGCGGCGGTGGTGTCGGTGGAGAAGTACGGCATGCCCATACCGGCGCCGAAGATGACCACACGGCCCTTCTCCAGGTGGCGCACGGCGCGCAGCGGGATGTACGGCTCGGCGACCTGCCCCATGGTGATGGCGGTCTGCACCCGGGACTGGATGCCCTCCTTCTCCAGGAAGTCCTGGAGGGCGAGACAGTTCATCACGGTGCCGAGCATGCCCATGTAGTCGGAGCGGGCGCGGTCCATGCCGCGCTGCTGCAGCTCGGCGCCGCGGAAGAAGTTGCCGCCGCCGATGACGACCGCGATCTGCGCGCCGTCCCGGACGACGGCCGCGATCTCGCGGGCGATCTTGTGCACCACGTCCGGGTCCACGCCCAGGCCCCCGCCGCCGGAGAAGGCCTCTCCGGACAGCTTCAGCAGAAACCGGCCGCGTACTTTGCCGTCGTCGCTCTTCTGGGCCTTGGTGGTCATGGAAGATCCCGCCTCTTTCACGTGTTGCACATACGAAGAAGGCCATTGCCGATGGGGTCGCTTTTCGCTCCCATGCGCGGCAATGGCCTCCTCGTCAGATCTGCTGCCGTCCGCCGCACGCCGGGGTGTGGCGGTGTACGCGGACGACTGCTTACGACCCTATCGGGATTTCACCGGGGATTGTTCCGGGATCTCGGTGTGGGTCGCGAGTCGATCGTGGTCCGGACTCAGATGCCGACCTTGATGCGCGAGAAGCGCTTCAGGGTGACACCGGCCTCGTCCAGCACCTTCTGGACCGACTTCTTGTTGTCCAGCGCGTAGGGCTGGCCGAGCAGCGTGGCGTCCTTGAAGAAGCCGTTGAGGCGACCCTCGACGATCTTCGGCAGGGCGGCCTCGGGCTTGCCCTCGGCGCGGGTGGTCTCCTCGGCGACGCGGCGCTCGGACTCGACGACCTCGGCCGGCACGTCCTCCTTGGAGAGGTACTTCGGCGCGAAGGCGGCGATGTGCTGGGCGATGCCCTTGGCGACCTCGGCGTTCGGCTTGTCCAGCTCGACCAGGACACCGATCTGCGGCGGCAGGTCGGGCATGGTGCGGTGCATGTAGGCGAGCACGTAGCCATCGGCGAACTGCGCGAAGCGGTCCAGGACGATCTTCTCGCCGAGGTTGGCGTTGGCCTCGTCCACGTACGCCTGGACGGTCTTGCCGGCCTCGATCTCGGAGGCGAGCAGGGCCTCGATGTCGGCCGGGGAGGTCTTGGCGACGTGCTCGGCGATCGCGGCGGCGACGGCCTGGAACTTCTCACCCTTGGCGACGAAGTCCGTCTCGCACTTCAGCTCGACCAGGACGCCGGAGGAGTTGTCGTCGGCGATGACGGAGACCACGGCGCCGTTCTCGGCGGAGCGGCCCTCGCGCTTGGCGACGCCCTTCTGGCCCTTGATGCGCAGCGCTTCGACGGCCTTGTCGACGTTGCCCTCGGCCTCGTCCAGCGCCTTCTTGCAGTCCATCATGCCGGCGCCGGTGAGCTCACGGAGCTTCTTGACGTCGGCGGCGGTGTAGTTCGCCATGAGTCTGTGAGTCTTTCTCGAAGTCTGGAAGATCTTCAGGTCAGCACGGTCTTGCATGCCACATGTAGCCGCGGAACACATCCGTCGTGCCGACCTACGGGTGAACAGCGGGGGCGGACTTAACCGCGCCGGTGGCGCGATGGGATGCCGTACCGCCCCCGCCGTCAACGCGTGCGTCAGGCCTGCTCGCCCTCGGCGGGCTTCTCCTCGGCCGGAGCGGCCTCGGCAGCCGGAGCCTCGGCGGCAGGGGCCTCGGCGGCGGCCGGAGCCTCGTCAGCCTTCTTCTCACCCTCGAGCAGGTCGCGCTCCCACTCGGCGAGCGGCTCGCCCGCGGCCTTCTCGCCCTTCTCACCGGCGGCCACGCCGGAACGGGCGATGAGGCCCTCGGCGACGGCGTCGGCGATCACACGGGTGAGCAGGGTGACGGAGCGGATCGCGTCGTCGTTGCCCGGGATCTTGTAGTCGACCTCGTCGGGGTCGCAGTTGGTGTCGAGGATGGCGACGACCGGGATGTTCAGCTTCCGGGCCTCGCCGACCGCGATGTGCTCCTTCTTGGTGTCCACGATCCAGACGGCGCTCGGCACCTTCTGCATCTCGCGGATACCACCGAGGGTCTTCTCCAGCTTGGCCTTCTCGCGCGAGAGCACGAGAAGCTCCTTCTTGGTCAGACCGGACGCGGCGACGTCCTCGAAGTCGATCTGCTCGAGCTCCTTGAGGCGCTGCAGACGCTTGTAGACGGTCGAGAAGTTGGTGAGCATGCCGCCCAGCCAGCGCTGGTTGACGTAGGGCATGCCGACGCGGGTGGCCTGCTCGGCGATGGCCTCCTGCGCCTGCTTCTTGGTGCCGACGAACATGACCGTGCCGCCGTGGGCGACGGTCTCCTTGACGAACTCGTAGGCGCGGTCGATGTACGACAGCGACTGGAGCAGGTCGATGATGTAGATGCCGTTGCGCTCGGTGAAGATGAAGCGCTTCATCTTCGGGTTCCAGCGACGGGTCTGGTGACCGAAGTGGACGCCGCTCTCCAGCAGCTCCCGCATCGTGACGACGGCCATGGCCGTATTCTCCTTGGTTCTCGGTTGTGCCGCGGATGCCGGACGGCTCCCGCGCCTGACGCCCGCGACGCGCCTTGCCGCTAGGACCGAGAGGCGCTGACACCGACCGCTTGACCGGCCCGGTGTCGGGGCGTGCGAAGTCGACCCGGTGACCCGGATCGCCAGAAGAAGTGTACGGGACCGGCGAGGCAGCAGGTG from Streptomyces roseochromogenus subsp. oscitans DS 12.976 encodes the following:
- a CDS encoding YceI family protein encodes the protein MNLFGRNSFHRRAQPSAAPVATAAPATSARAGATAVLPDPELAGLTGDWLIDPAHSRIGFSVRHAMVTTVRGAFTQYESRLHFDGRDPTRSRADLVLYTASVDTGVEQRDAHLVGRQFLDAAAHPRMTFTSTTVQLASQDVYRMTGDLTIKDTTRPVDLELTYIGHVTDAFGDERVGFDGTTTINRSDWGLTYDARLAQGGSMVSETVRLQFDIAAIRITATV
- a CDS encoding phosphatidate cytidylyltransferase yields the protein MSDSSWGAPPPAGPAGYWGPTEGGPVQGAAPAGPAYDAPQAQHTRPMPIVPDEPAYGGDQDGDRGAARLSGPLFQDEFRPRPPQARTAQAENQNPEPMPDAHQPAPAPQKKSAGRDLSAAIGVGVGLGVVIIASLFVRKAVFVGVIAVAVVVGLWELTSRLRERKQIKAPLVPLAVGGAGMVVAGYVRGAEGAWVAMALTALAALVWRMTESPEGYLRDVTAGVFAAFYVPFLATFVAMMLTAQDGPWRVLTFLLLTVVSDTGAYAVGWRFGKHKLAPRISPGKTREGLLGAVLFAMAGGALCMQFLISHGTWWQGLLLGLAVAGSATLGDLGESMIKRDLGIKDMGTLLPGHGGIMDRLDSLLPTAPVVWLLLVVFVGSG
- the frr gene encoding ribosome recycling factor, whose amino-acid sequence is MIEETLLEAEEKMEKAVVVAKEDFAAIRTGRAHPAMFNKIVADYYGALTPINQLASFSVPEPRMAVVTPFDKSALRNIEQAIRDSDLGVNPSNDGNIIRVTFPELTEERRREYIKVAKHKAEDSRVSIRSVRRKAKDAIDKLVKDGEVGEDEGRRAEKELDDTTAKYVAQVDELLKHKEAELLEV
- the pyrH gene encoding UMP kinase translates to MTTKAQKSDDGKVRGRFLLKLSGEAFSGGGGLGVDPDVVHKIAREIAAVVRDGAQIAVVIGGGNFFRGAELQQRGMDRARSDYMGMLGTVMNCLALQDFLEKEGIQSRVQTAITMGQVAEPYIPLRAVRHLEKGRVVIFGAGMGMPYFSTDTTAAQRALEIDAEALLMGKNGVDGVYDSDPKTNPDAVKFDALGYGEVITRDLKVADATAITLCRDNKLPILVFELLAEGNIARAVKGEKIGTLVGDQGSRD
- the tsf gene encoding translation elongation factor Ts; protein product: MANYTAADVKKLRELTGAGMMDCKKALDEAEGNVDKAVEALRIKGQKGVAKREGRSAENGAVVSVIADDNSSGVLVELKCETDFVAKGEKFQAVAAAIAEHVAKTSPADIEALLASEIEAGKTVQAYVDEANANLGEKIVLDRFAQFADGYVLAYMHRTMPDLPPQIGVLVELDKPNAEVAKGIAQHIAAFAPKYLSKEDVPAEVVESERRVAEETTRAEGKPEAALPKIVEGRLNGFFKDATLLGQPYALDNKKSVQKVLDEAGVTLKRFSRIKVGI
- the rpsB gene encoding 30S ribosomal protein S2 — encoded protein: MAVVTMRELLESGVHFGHQTRRWNPKMKRFIFTERNGIYIIDLLQSLSYIDRAYEFVKETVAHGGTVMFVGTKKQAQEAIAEQATRVGMPYVNQRWLGGMLTNFSTVYKRLQRLKELEQIDFEDVAASGLTKKELLVLSREKAKLEKTLGGIREMQKVPSAVWIVDTKKEHIAVGEARKLNIPVVAILDTNCDPDEVDYKIPGNDDAIRSVTLLTRVIADAVAEGLIARSGVAAGEKGEKAAGEPLAEWERDLLEGEKKADEAPAAAEAPAAEAPAAEAAPAEEKPAEGEQA